In one window of Frigoriglobus tundricola DNA:
- a CDS encoding TIGR02996 domain-containing protein: MSDEAALLCAIHAEPDEDTPRLVYADWLDEHGRPERAEFIRVQTELYKHDNKETDEYQQLLNRQREILRGHKDEFTAHFAPFEKEGMCVEFLRGFPEKLGIGGIADAADFAIIRCLPGLREIEIYQSALGPDVLCDIARLPWLDAFCVNDCPFDPSWLALLDPLPCWTHVELHGADIDSAGWAEFQERRINNVTLLAPEQQRLAAIRYLRGLGWHNRTLRPSQPAKKAVLSQKATIDAELRLLSYLPELEEIEISEGHETVVGLQHLSGLPQLKKVLLGPANTSSLVPLMNCTTLEHLEYWGKMVPFGDESVIGLERLTHLRHLTLRPCGAGAGLGDPAILRIGSLSQLRVLDLDLVTLRNESSLAALANLTKLESLSFNGRKYTGSDLQQFLASLRH; this comes from the coding sequence ATGAGCGACGAAGCCGCGCTGCTGTGCGCGATCCACGCCGAACCGGACGAAGACACGCCCCGCCTCGTCTACGCCGACTGGCTCGACGAACACGGCCGGCCGGAGCGGGCGGAGTTCATTCGCGTCCAAACCGAACTTTACAAACATGATAATAAAGAAACAGACGAATACCAACAATTATTGAATAGGCAGCGCGAAATTCTGAGGGGTCACAAGGATGAGTTTACCGCTCATTTTGCACCGTTCGAAAAAGAGGGAATGTGTGTGGAGTTCCTCCGGGGATTCCCAGAGAAACTGGGGATCGGAGGAATTGCGGACGCGGCGGATTTTGCAATCATCCGTTGCCTTCCGGGCCTTCGAGAAATCGAGATCTACCAGTCCGCACTCGGCCCCGATGTGCTGTGTGACATAGCCAGGCTGCCGTGGCTCGATGCCTTCTGCGTCAATGACTGTCCGTTCGATCCATCCTGGCTGGCGCTGCTCGATCCGCTTCCGTGCTGGACGCACGTTGAACTTCACGGAGCAGACATTGATAGCGCCGGGTGGGCAGAGTTCCAAGAACGCCGCATTAATAACGTCACACTGCTCGCCCCAGAACAACAGCGACTGGCTGCCATCCGTTACTTACGTGGTCTCGGATGGCACAACCGGACACTTCGGCCGTCTCAACCGGCCAAGAAGGCTGTGCTGAGCCAAAAGGCCACAATCGACGCGGAACTCCGGTTGCTATCTTACTTGCCAGAACTGGAGGAGATCGAAATCAGCGAGGGGCACGAGACGGTCGTCGGCCTTCAACACCTGTCCGGTCTCCCGCAGCTGAAGAAAGTCCTTCTTGGCCCTGCGAACACTTCGTCGCTCGTCCCGCTGATGAACTGCACAACTCTGGAGCATTTGGAATACTGGGGAAAGATGGTTCCGTTCGGAGATGAGAGCGTCATCGGGCTCGAGCGATTGACCCACCTCCGGCATCTTACACTTCGTCCGTGCGGTGCCGGTGCTGGATTGGGCGATCCAGCGATCCTCCGTATCGGTTCACTGAGTCAACTCCGGGTTCTCGACCTCGACCTCGTTACACTCCGCAACGAGAGCTCGCTCGCCGCACTTGCGAATCTCACCAAACTAGAGTCTCTAAGCTTCAACGGACGCAAATACACCGGTTCCGATCTTCAGCAGTTTCTGGCGAGTTTGCGCCACTAA
- a CDS encoding CotH kinase family protein has translation MHQKVFAVTAGVFAAALVACCAPSAWSQPPDKGGKGGKGGFGPGGFGPGGFGPPGGETRKILDEFDTNKDGWLNAEERRAARAAAKKGGGFGFGGPMGGFGMKGGEGGKPGPKVTPAEVANYPEAKLYDPAVLRTVFIDFESADWEAELQDFHGTDVDVPATVTVDGKKYPNVGVRFRGMSSYGMVPAGSKRSLNLSFGTADDKQRLYGYKTLNLLNGHEDPALMSTVLYSHIANRYTPTPKANFVKVVINGEYWGVYPNVQQFDKVFLAEHFKTTKGTRWKVRGSPGGRGGLEYFGEDVAAYKRAFEMKGQDNEAAWKALINLCKVLNQTPADQLEAALKPILDIDSVLWFLALDATLINCDGYWIRSSDYSLYLDDKGRFHVIPHDMNEAFRPASGPGMGGMGGPGGGFGVPGPAPGDLIPPPVQMMLQLTDEQKKQLADIQKEVDQKLEKVLTAEQKKSLQEMKDRGPGGPGGGFGPPPGGFGPPGGFGPPGGGFGGPGGGLGVELDPLVGLNDTSKPLRSKILAVPALKAKYLAHVKTIAQDALDWKKLGPVVTQYRKLVEKDVEADTRKLDSFADFKKNTDDAPLVTAPGGGFGRGPQGMNLRAFAEQRQKYLLNNAEVKKAAP, from the coding sequence ATGCACCAAAAGGTATTCGCTGTGACCGCGGGCGTGTTCGCCGCGGCGCTGGTGGCGTGCTGCGCCCCGTCCGCCTGGAGCCAGCCGCCGGACAAAGGCGGCAAGGGCGGTAAGGGCGGGTTCGGCCCCGGTGGATTCGGCCCCGGCGGGTTCGGTCCGCCGGGTGGAGAGACCCGCAAGATCCTCGACGAGTTCGATACGAACAAGGACGGCTGGCTCAACGCCGAGGAGCGAAGGGCCGCGCGGGCGGCCGCGAAAAAGGGCGGCGGGTTCGGGTTCGGCGGCCCGATGGGCGGCTTCGGGATGAAGGGCGGCGAGGGCGGCAAGCCCGGCCCGAAGGTGACGCCCGCCGAGGTGGCGAACTACCCGGAGGCGAAACTCTACGACCCGGCGGTCCTCCGCACCGTCTTCATCGACTTCGAGAGCGCCGACTGGGAGGCGGAGCTTCAGGACTTCCACGGCACCGACGTGGACGTTCCCGCAACCGTGACCGTGGACGGGAAGAAGTACCCGAACGTGGGCGTCCGGTTCCGGGGCATGTCGTCATACGGGATGGTCCCGGCCGGTTCGAAGCGGTCGCTGAACCTGTCGTTCGGCACGGCCGACGACAAACAGCGGCTCTACGGCTACAAGACGCTGAACCTGCTCAACGGCCACGAGGACCCGGCGCTCATGAGTACCGTGCTGTACTCACACATCGCCAACCGGTACACCCCGACGCCGAAGGCCAACTTCGTGAAGGTGGTGATCAACGGCGAGTACTGGGGCGTGTACCCGAACGTTCAGCAGTTCGACAAGGTGTTCCTCGCCGAGCACTTCAAGACCACCAAGGGCACGCGGTGGAAGGTGCGCGGCAGCCCCGGCGGGCGCGGCGGGCTGGAGTACTTCGGGGAGGACGTGGCGGCGTACAAGCGCGCCTTCGAGATGAAGGGCCAGGACAACGAGGCGGCATGGAAGGCGCTCATCAACCTGTGCAAGGTGCTGAACCAGACGCCCGCGGACCAGCTCGAAGCGGCCCTCAAGCCGATCCTCGACATCGACAGCGTCTTGTGGTTCCTCGCGCTCGATGCGACGCTCATCAACTGCGACGGCTACTGGATTCGCTCCAGCGACTACAGCCTGTACCTGGACGACAAGGGCCGGTTCCACGTCATCCCGCACGACATGAACGAGGCGTTCCGTCCCGCGAGCGGCCCCGGAATGGGCGGCATGGGCGGGCCGGGGGGCGGGTTCGGCGTCCCGGGGCCGGCGCCGGGGGACCTGATCCCACCGCCCGTCCAGATGATGCTCCAGCTCACCGACGAACAGAAAAAGCAACTCGCCGACATTCAAAAGGAAGTGGATCAGAAGCTCGAAAAGGTGCTGACCGCGGAGCAGAAAAAGTCGCTCCAAGAGATGAAGGACCGCGGCCCCGGCGGACCGGGTGGCGGGTTCGGCCCTCCGCCCGGAGGGTTCGGCCCCCCCGGTGGGTTCGGTCCTCCGGGTGGCGGATTCGGCGGCCCGGGCGGCGGGCTCGGTGTCGAACTCGACCCGCTCGTCGGGCTGAACGACACGAGCAAGCCGCTCCGGAGCAAGATCCTGGCGGTCCCGGCACTGAAGGCGAAGTACCTCGCCCACGTGAAAACGATCGCCCAGGACGCGCTCGACTGGAAGAAGCTCGGTCCGGTCGTCACGCAGTACCGCAAGCTGGTGGAGAAGGACGTGGAGGCCGACACTCGCAAGCTCGACTCGTTCGCAGACTTCAAGAAGAACACCGATGACGCGCCGCTGGTGACCGCTCCGGGTGGCGGCTTCGGGCGCGGTCCGCAGGGGATGAACCTCCGGGCGTTCGCGGAACAGCGCCAAAAGTACCTGCTCAACAACGCCGAAGTGAAGAAGGCCGCACCATAA
- a CDS encoding DUF4956 domain-containing protein, whose translation MSKHAGEAVRHAGDTQATDASPFSGATAFEATGPVWDDILLRLGLATAFGLAAGLAYFLTQRKKRSEAASFVATMVLLSILLGMVSMVIGSNIARAFALVGALSIVRFRTVVEDTRDTAFVIFAVVVGMAAGAGAYSVAAMGIPIVGLVAGLLSWWGRSGDKRTRSRGPRTTLVVRVGTGAELATGVAMILEKHADDVRSTAVATARQGTALDLTYAIRLRPGVTALALVGELNRADGVQGVEWKADPDGEKN comes from the coding sequence ATGTCTAAGCACGCGGGCGAGGCGGTGCGCCACGCGGGCGACACGCAAGCGACCGACGCGTCGCCGTTTTCGGGGGCCACCGCGTTCGAGGCGACCGGCCCGGTTTGGGACGACATCCTGCTCCGGCTCGGGCTGGCGACGGCGTTCGGGCTCGCCGCCGGGCTGGCGTACTTCCTCACGCAGCGGAAGAAGCGGTCGGAGGCCGCGTCGTTCGTCGCCACGATGGTCCTGCTCTCCATCCTGCTGGGCATGGTGAGCATGGTCATCGGCTCGAACATCGCCCGGGCCTTCGCCCTCGTGGGGGCGCTCTCGATCGTCCGGTTCCGCACCGTGGTCGAGGACACGCGCGACACCGCGTTCGTGATCTTCGCCGTGGTCGTGGGCATGGCCGCCGGGGCCGGGGCCTACTCCGTCGCGGCAATGGGCATCCCGATCGTCGGCCTGGTCGCGGGGCTCCTGTCGTGGTGGGGCCGCAGCGGCGATAAACGGACCCGCTCGCGCGGCCCGCGGACCACACTCGTCGTCCGCGTCGGGACCGGGGCCGAGCTGGCGACCGGCGTCGCGATGATCCTCGAGAAGCACGCCGACGACGTCCGGAGCACGGCCGTCGCGACGGCGCGGCAGGGAACGGCCCTCGACCTCACCTACGCCATCCGGCTCCGCCCCGGCGTGACCGCACTGGCACTCGTGGGCGAACTCAACCGCGCCGATGGCGTTCAAGGGGTCGAGTGGAAGGCCGACCCCGACGGCGAAAAGAACTGA
- a CDS encoding polyphosphate polymerase domain-containing protein, whose protein sequence is MSDLFDSMTGAVTSGSSATPREPASVLESPSLFGPDTEAGSATAYEVKFLLGEDQVREIVGRVAGHLALDPYADPARGNAYQTTSVYTDTPTFDVFHRTDGYDRDKFRVRRYGAAGPVFVERKSKNGDKVRKHRSKIDAREVADLAAAALNGEWAGEWFHSQLIEKQLRPICRVAYERVAYLGTADGGTVRVTFDRNIRGVLADQWALEAVGTGAPVLTDRVVCEFKFRTAMPALLKGIVADLNLVPARFSKYRNFVLSTGLVPVAAPAESAGAQARDREAADV, encoded by the coding sequence ATGTCGGACCTGTTCGATTCCATGACGGGAGCGGTTACGAGTGGCTCTTCAGCGACCCCACGCGAGCCCGCGTCCGTTCTGGAATCACCGTCGCTGTTCGGCCCGGACACCGAGGCCGGTAGCGCGACCGCGTACGAGGTCAAGTTCCTGCTCGGGGAGGATCAGGTCCGCGAGATCGTCGGCCGCGTGGCCGGTCACCTCGCGCTCGACCCGTACGCCGACCCCGCGCGGGGCAACGCGTACCAGACGACGAGCGTCTACACCGACACGCCGACGTTCGACGTGTTCCACCGCACGGACGGCTACGACCGCGACAAGTTCCGCGTGCGGCGGTACGGCGCGGCCGGACCGGTGTTCGTGGAGCGGAAGTCGAAGAACGGTGACAAGGTGCGCAAGCACCGGAGCAAAATCGACGCGCGGGAGGTGGCCGACCTGGCGGCCGCGGCGCTCAACGGCGAGTGGGCCGGCGAGTGGTTCCACAGTCAGTTGATCGAGAAGCAGTTGCGGCCGATCTGCCGCGTCGCTTACGAGCGGGTCGCGTACCTGGGGACCGCCGACGGCGGGACGGTGCGCGTGACCTTCGACCGGAACATTCGCGGCGTGCTGGCGGACCAATGGGCGCTGGAGGCGGTCGGCACGGGCGCGCCGGTGCTGACCGACCGGGTGGTCTGCGAGTTCAAGTTCCGGACCGCGATGCCGGCGCTGCTCAAGGGCATCGTTGCGGACCTGAACCTGGTGCCCGCGCGGTTCTCGAAGTACCGGAACTTTGTCCTGTCGACCGGCCTGGTTCCGGTGGCCGCTCCTGCCGAGAGCGCGGGTGCGCAGGCCCGGGACCGGGAGGCCGCTGATGTCTAA
- a CDS encoding DUF1559 family PulG-like putative transporter produces MPTAMQSAIPARRAFTLVELLIVIAIIAILIGLLLPGVQRVREAAARIQCANHLKQIGLAAHVYHDQYDRFPTGGTLWSDPPTYVAGVPAAPPVQNAGWAFQLLPFIEQENLQRDAALVVPTPVPMYFCPARRAPLAIQGRGLIDYASATGTGGSATGSGPYYGVIARNPNRVAINDVTDGLSNTLVIGEKRLNPAQYLIGCWYDDTGAMAGWDNDIVCITTLGLARDGGSTAYQFGSAHPTGMNAVFGDGSVRLVSYDITPITLNALGDRRDGAVVALP; encoded by the coding sequence ATGCCCACCGCCATGCAATCCGCTATCCCTGCGCGCCGCGCCTTCACCCTCGTTGAACTGCTGATCGTCATCGCCATCATTGCCATCCTGATCGGCTTGCTGCTGCCCGGCGTTCAGCGGGTCCGCGAGGCGGCCGCCCGGATCCAGTGCGCGAACCACCTGAAGCAGATCGGCCTCGCGGCGCACGTGTACCACGACCAGTACGACCGGTTCCCGACGGGGGGCACACTCTGGAGCGACCCACCGACCTATGTGGCCGGGGTCCCGGCCGCTCCCCCGGTGCAAAATGCCGGCTGGGCGTTCCAGTTGCTGCCGTTCATTGAGCAGGAAAATCTGCAACGGGACGCGGCGCTGGTTGTGCCGACGCCCGTGCCCATGTACTTCTGCCCCGCCCGCCGCGCGCCCCTGGCGATTCAGGGCCGCGGGCTGATCGACTATGCGTCGGCCACGGGTACGGGCGGCAGCGCGACCGGGTCCGGTCCCTATTACGGGGTCATCGCCCGCAACCCGAACCGCGTCGCGATTAACGACGTGACGGACGGGCTGTCCAACACGCTGGTCATCGGTGAGAAGCGCCTGAACCCCGCACAGTACCTCATCGGGTGCTGGTACGACGACACGGGGGCCATGGCCGGTTGGGACAACGACATCGTCTGCATCACGACGCTCGGCCTGGCCCGCGACGGCGGAAGTACGGCGTACCAGTTCGGGTCCGCACACCCGACGGGTATGAACGCGGTGTTCGGTGACGGGTCCGTGCGGCTCGTGAGTTACGACATCACCCCGATCACCCTGAACGCACTCGGTGACCGCCGCGACGGCGCGGTGGTGGCGCTCCCCTGA
- a CDS encoding 3-keto-disaccharide hydrolase, translating to MSRPASLGAIVLAIALAAPTARTEDGKPPAGFTALFDGKTLNGWKGHTTMTERAKKTPEQLSKLQTERTKTAYEHWKVVDGVIHCDGKGGVSLVTNKDYGNFELFVDWKIEKGGDSGLYLRGQPQVQIWDSDVSFGGNPKDKGTGSGGLWNNQPAGSKGQKPLKKADKPVGEWNTFHITMVGEKVTVKLNGELVVDEAKLQNYWEPGKPLPEKGPIELQFHNDPLWFKNLYIKELPQ from the coding sequence ATGTCACGCCCCGCATCCCTCGGCGCGATCGTACTCGCGATCGCACTCGCCGCCCCCACCGCCCGGACCGAAGACGGCAAGCCGCCGGCGGGCTTCACCGCCCTCTTCGACGGCAAGACGCTGAACGGCTGGAAGGGCCACACCACGATGACCGAACGCGCCAAAAAGACGCCCGAACAGCTTTCGAAGCTCCAGACCGAGCGGACGAAAACGGCCTACGAGCACTGGAAAGTGGTAGACGGCGTGATCCACTGCGACGGCAAGGGGGGCGTGAGCCTGGTGACCAATAAGGACTACGGCAACTTCGAGCTCTTCGTGGACTGGAAGATCGAGAAGGGGGGCGACAGCGGCCTCTATCTGCGCGGCCAGCCCCAGGTCCAGATCTGGGACTCGGACGTCAGCTTCGGCGGCAATCCCAAGGACAAGGGAACCGGCTCGGGCGGGCTGTGGAATAACCAGCCCGCCGGATCGAAGGGGCAGAAGCCGCTCAAGAAGGCGGACAAGCCGGTGGGCGAGTGGAACACGTTCCACATCACGATGGTCGGGGAGAAGGTCACCGTGAAGCTCAACGGCGAGCTGGTCGTCGATGAGGCGAAACTCCAGAACTACTGGGAGCCGGGCAAGCCGCTTCCGGAAAAAGGCCCCATCGAGCTCCAGTTCCACAACGACCCGTTGTGGTTCAAGAACCTCTACATCAAGGAACTGCCGCAGTAG
- a CDS encoding tetratricopeptide repeat protein: MTRPTAINASAQPTIEALMVRFLASRSDAAPAAVETGESEVEPHEVAAGFRVDPRAAWLDATASIVTGGNAPPPAVQLPPDWAALVAQPAAAFAVPMAAGHFPQRVKDLQPLLAKFDPAELRPTGTQASVPGFAGLRGWVAKNGTSNPLVASGIARTLGDFQTADTLLSGVSGADNDRAALLWQMGQCTEALAAWDAMTETPAVLFNRGMARLFLGQLSGARSAFQKATESIPEASGWYALARLYLAVADVHG, encoded by the coding sequence ATGACCCGGCCGACCGCTATCAACGCGTCCGCTCAACCGACCATCGAAGCCCTGATGGTTCGCTTTCTCGCGTCCCGCTCAGACGCCGCTCCGGCGGCAGTCGAGACCGGCGAGAGCGAGGTCGAGCCGCACGAAGTTGCTGCCGGGTTCCGGGTGGACCCGCGGGCGGCCTGGCTCGACGCCACCGCTTCAATCGTCACGGGGGGGAACGCCCCTCCGCCCGCAGTCCAACTGCCGCCCGACTGGGCCGCTCTGGTCGCCCAACCGGCCGCCGCGTTCGCCGTTCCGATGGCCGCGGGCCACTTCCCGCAGCGGGTCAAGGACCTGCAACCGCTGCTCGCAAAGTTCGACCCGGCCGAACTCCGCCCGACCGGCACTCAAGCGTCCGTTCCCGGCTTCGCCGGCCTCCGCGGCTGGGTCGCCAAAAACGGCACCTCGAACCCGCTGGTCGCGAGCGGAATCGCCCGGACCCTGGGCGATTTTCAGACGGCTGACACACTTCTCTCTGGCGTGAGCGGAGCCGATAACGATCGGGCCGCTTTACTCTGGCAGATGGGTCAGTGTACCGAGGCGCTGGCCGCCTGGGACGCGATGACCGAAACGCCCGCGGTTCTGTTCAACCGCGGCATGGCGCGGCTCTTCCTGGGTCAGCTTTCCGGGGCCCGCTCGGCCTTCCAGAAAGCGACCGAATCGATTCCCGAAGCGAGCGGCTGGTACGCCCTCGCCCGGTTGTACCTCGCTGTTGCCGATGTCCACGGTTGA
- the lysA gene encoding diaminopimelate decarboxylase, whose translation MDHFEYRDRTLFCEDVPVPELAEKYGTPLYVYSQATLLHHLKEVQTAFAEAKPVICYSVKANGNLSLCRLMGQHGSGFDVTSQGEFQRALKAGPAGAKIVFAGVGKTDAEIEFALKNGVFLFDVESEQELLAIGAVAQKLGVKANVALRVNPDLPPKTHVKTDTSVKGVKFGLDIETIIDVAKSVVGHPGLAVVGLHMHLGSPILKAEPYRQGCEKGVALIRAFRAQGHNIQYLNMGGGFGINYRKDEAKPASAFAEVILPAVRETGCQLILEPGRFIVGNAAILLSRVVFTKSTGGKHYVIQDAAMNDLIRPTLYGSLHRIWPVHPAAGVPVRPDVNGDPDDPNPFRAMPNCFNQDVVGPVCESGDYLAKDRPLPALTRGDLLAVFSAGAYGMTMASNYNSRVRAAEVLVTGRTHRLIRRRETFADLVACEEDCLT comes from the coding sequence ATGGATCACTTCGAATACCGCGACCGCACGCTGTTCTGCGAAGACGTGCCCGTTCCCGAACTCGCCGAGAAGTACGGCACGCCACTGTACGTCTACTCGCAGGCCACGCTTCTGCACCACTTGAAAGAGGTGCAGACAGCATTCGCGGAAGCCAAACCCGTTATCTGCTACAGCGTGAAGGCCAACGGCAACCTCAGCCTGTGCCGGCTCATGGGCCAGCACGGCTCCGGGTTCGACGTGACCTCACAGGGCGAGTTCCAGCGCGCGCTCAAAGCCGGTCCGGCCGGCGCGAAGATCGTGTTCGCGGGCGTGGGCAAGACCGACGCGGAGATCGAGTTCGCGCTCAAGAACGGCGTGTTCCTGTTCGACGTCGAGAGCGAGCAGGAGCTGCTCGCCATCGGTGCGGTCGCGCAGAAACTCGGGGTGAAAGCGAACGTGGCACTGCGGGTGAACCCGGACCTGCCGCCCAAGACGCACGTCAAAACCGACACGTCCGTGAAAGGCGTCAAGTTCGGCCTCGATATCGAGACGATTATCGACGTCGCGAAGAGCGTGGTCGGGCACCCCGGGCTCGCGGTCGTGGGCCTGCACATGCACCTCGGCTCGCCGATCCTGAAGGCCGAACCGTACCGCCAGGGGTGCGAGAAGGGCGTGGCACTCATTCGGGCGTTCCGCGCCCAGGGCCACAACATCCAGTACCTCAATATGGGCGGCGGGTTCGGCATCAACTACCGCAAGGACGAAGCGAAGCCCGCCAGCGCCTTCGCCGAGGTGATCCTGCCGGCCGTGCGCGAAACGGGCTGCCAGCTCATCCTGGAGCCGGGCCGGTTCATCGTCGGTAACGCCGCGATCCTGCTGAGTCGCGTCGTGTTCACCAAGTCCACCGGCGGCAAGCACTACGTCATCCAGGACGCCGCGATGAACGACCTCATCCGGCCGACGCTGTACGGCTCGCTGCACCGGATCTGGCCGGTTCACCCCGCGGCCGGTGTGCCCGTACGGCCGGACGTGAACGGCGACCCGGACGACCCGAACCCGTTCCGCGCCATGCCGAACTGTTTCAATCAGGACGTGGTCGGCCCGGTGTGCGAGAGCGGCGATTACCTCGCCAAGGACCGGCCCCTGCCGGCCCTGACCCGCGGCGATCTGCTCGCGGTGTTCTCCGCCGGCGCGTACGGCATGACGATGGCCTCGAACTACAATTCGCGGGTCCGGGCGGCGGAGGTCCTCGTTACAGGCCGCACACATCGACTGATCCGCCGTCGCGAGACGTTCGCCGACCTCGTCGCGTGCGAAGAGGATTGCTTAACCTGA